Proteins found in one Brachyspira murdochii DSM 12563 genomic segment:
- a CDS encoding glycosyltransferase family protein: MKDKNYASFIIAKIDSKENYKILENYILNKFEYSEIIILINDHNIKNIKEYLNPSSDNVLCLNLGQNTDEDNSIRAGLEFSKGDVVFVIKDLSISNIEDYLDNLYESNKKGVDASFLTSKYYRFKDKLTINLISSFSKHKLKNVYDILFLVTRRVINAITEDSSKTTPISYIIRDIGYSYNELEYNIKNKKYYMSKQTRSVYLLLFSEASSNFTASLSLLSALIAVVTGIYALIIYLSDNKPVEGWTTTFLFLSFSFTMIFAIFSLIIRYLSVIQKELYNKPNFRVKSVFKL; the protein is encoded by the coding sequence ATGAAAGATAAAAATTATGCTAGTTTTATTATAGCTAAAATTGACAGCAAAGAAAATTATAAAATATTAGAAAATTATATATTAAATAAATTTGAGTATAGTGAAATAATTATATTAATAAATGATCATAATATTAAAAATATTAAAGAATATTTAAATCCTTCTTCTGATAATGTATTATGCCTTAATTTAGGTCAAAATACAGATGAAGATAATTCTATAAGGGCAGGATTAGAATTTTCAAAAGGAGATGTAGTTTTTGTAATTAAAGATTTATCTATTAGTAATATAGAAGATTATTTAGATAATCTTTATGAATCAAATAAGAAAGGTGTAGATGCCTCATTTTTAACTTCTAAATATTACAGGTTTAAGGATAAATTAACTATTAATTTAATATCATCATTTTCTAAACATAAATTAAAAAATGTATATGATATTTTATTTTTGGTTACAAGGCGAGTTATAAATGCTATTACAGAAGACAGTAGTAAAACAACTCCTATATCGTACATTATTCGTGATATTGGATATAGTTATAATGAACTTGAATACAATATAAAAAATAAAAAATATTATATGTCAAAACAAACTAGAAGTGTTTATTTATTACTATTTTCAGAAGCTTCTTCAAATTTTACAGCATCATTATCTTTATTAAGTGCTTTAATTGCTGTAGTGACAGGAATATATGCTTTAATTATATATTTATCTGATAATAAGCCAGTTGAAGGGTGGACTACAACGTTTTTATTTTTATCATTTAGTTTCACTATGATATTTGCTATATTTAGTCTTATCATAAGATATTTAAGTGTAATACAAAAAGAATTATATAATAAACCAAATTTTAGAGTAAAGTCAGTTTTTAAATTATAA
- a CDS encoding NAD(P)-binding protein: MVYDYIIIGAGIYGFYSADILSDKYKNSKILIIEKDNKVFSRASYVNQARLHNGYHYPRSLHTAIKCSHYFDRFIKDFPFSIVSDYTKIYAVSSKFGMATPNNFELFCDNANIPYERIDESIFFNKNTVDACYKTKEYTIDTLKIKHFYLEKLKEKLNITIIYNDYIKDAVINNDIWVLKLNSNKVISTNFVINTSYASLNSILKIFHLNTLSMKFELAEMILCNPSESLKGFGITLMDGPFFSVMPFDSHGMYSLSSVRYTPHQNCFSELPQFTCQEKSETCCGLFLDNCNACKVRPNTAWMHMFQLAKKYLKSEFLPEFRESIFAIKALMQSSSTSDSRPVIIIENNKDPKFISILGGKLNTIYELNEVLL, encoded by the coding sequence ATGGTATATGATTATATAATAATAGGTGCAGGTATTTACGGGTTTTATTCAGCTGACATTTTATCTGATAAATATAAGAATTCTAAAATTTTAATAATAGAAAAGGATAATAAAGTATTTTCAAGAGCCTCTTATGTTAATCAGGCAAGATTACATAATGGTTATCATTATCCTAGGTCATTGCATACTGCTATAAAATGTTCTCATTACTTTGATAGGTTTATTAAAGACTTTCCATTTTCAATAGTTTCAGATTATACTAAGATTTATGCAGTATCATCAAAATTTGGTATGGCTACTCCTAATAATTTTGAGCTTTTTTGTGATAATGCCAATATACCTTATGAAAGAATAGATGAAAGCATATTTTTTAATAAAAATACTGTAGATGCATGCTATAAAACAAAAGAATATACTATAGACACGCTAAAAATAAAGCATTTTTATTTAGAAAAATTAAAAGAAAAATTAAATATTACCATCATTTATAATGATTACATAAAAGATGCTGTTATTAATAATGACATATGGGTATTAAAATTAAATTCAAATAAAGTTATAAGTACTAATTTTGTTATTAATACTTCTTATGCTTCTTTAAACAGCATATTAAAAATATTTCACTTAAATACATTATCTATGAAATTTGAATTAGCAGAGATGATACTTTGCAATCCATCTGAAAGTTTAAAAGGTTTCGGAATAACATTGATGGATGGTCCGTTTTTTTCTGTAATGCCTTTTGATAGTCATGGTATGTATTCTCTATCATCAGTAAGATATACACCGCATCAAAATTGTTTTTCAGAATTGCCGCAATTTACCTGTCAGGAAAAATCCGAAACCTGCTGCGGACTATTTTTAGATAATTGTAATGCCTGCAAAGTAAGACCTAATACAGCTTGGATGCATATGTTTCAGCTAGCTAAAAAATATTTAAAATCAGAATTTTTACCAGAATTTAGAGAAAGTATTTTTGCTATAAAGGCATTAATGCAGTCCTCTTCAACATCTGATTCAAGACCAGTTATTATTATAGAAAATAATAAAGATCCAAAATTTATTAGTATTCTTGGCGGAAAATTAAATACTATATATGAATTAAATGAGGTACTTTTATGA
- a CDS encoding glycosyltransferase family 2 protein — translation MYDIGLIKVNIPTYDKHIFFEKKNKYALLIPVLNEGERFISQMNKMKNANIFSICDVYICDGGSKDNSSNPDFIKEYGCKGLLINTSDKKGQGVQLKQGFYEAIKYGYDGAIMVDGNDKDNVHESLPLFIEKLEEGYDVVQATRFTLGGKEENTPLLRNIGIRLIASPLISLTSGFHYDDVCNGYKGFSRKYIVDERMDWFREDFNTYEYCYYPLIHVKKLGYKVCQVPTTRIYPKNEVPSKIKGFSSNLKLLKEIFNLAYSKTRPDQTRPDQTRPDQTRPELIYTAIAYAFIIIQNIKNYNLCCSNIKLQHRFFVFN, via the coding sequence ATGTATGATATAGGCTTAATAAAAGTAAATATTCCAACTTATGATAAACATATATTTTTTGAAAAGAAAAATAAATACGCTTTATTAATACCTGTTTTAAATGAAGGAGAAAGATTTATATCGCAAATGAATAAAATGAAAAATGCTAATATATTTAGTATTTGTGATGTATATATATGTGATGGTGGAAGTAAAGATAATTCATCTAATCCGGACTTTATAAAAGAATATGGATGTAAGGGGCTTTTAATAAATACAAGTGATAAAAAAGGACAAGGTGTACAATTAAAGCAAGGTTTTTATGAAGCTATAAAATATGGATATGATGGTGCTATTATGGTTGATGGTAATGATAAAGATAATGTCCATGAAAGTTTGCCATTATTTATAGAAAAATTGGAAGAGGGTTATGATGTTGTTCAGGCTACAAGATTTACTTTAGGCGGTAAAGAAGAAAATACCCCTCTTTTAAGAAATATTGGTATAAGATTAATAGCTTCTCCTCTAATTAGTTTAACTTCAGGTTTTCATTATGATGATGTTTGTAATGGATATAAAGGGTTTTCGAGAAAGTATATTGTAGATGAAAGAATGGATTGGTTTAGAGAAGATTTTAATACTTATGAATATTGTTATTATCCATTAATACATGTTAAAAAATTAGGTTATAAAGTTTGTCAAGTTCCTACAACAAGAATTTATCCAAAAAATGAAGTTCCATCAAAAATAAAAGGCTTTTCGTCTAATTTAAAATTATTAAAAGAAATATTTAATTTAGCTTATAGTAAGACCAGACCAGACCAGACCAGACCAGACCAGACCAGACCAGACCAGACCAGACCAGAATTAATATATACAGCGATTGCATATGCTTTTATAATAATTCAAAATATCAAAAATTACAACCTATGCTGCAGCAATATAAAATTGCAGCATAGGTTTTTTGTGTTTAACTAA